Proteins co-encoded in one Rickettsiales bacterium genomic window:
- the gltX gene encoding glutamate--tRNA ligase yields MNNVVTRFAPSPTGYLHIGSARTALFNYLFAKSNNGRFLLRIEDTDRKRSTDKAIEAILDGLKWMGLSWDGEEVTQFSKSERHKEVALELLNKGKAYKCFLSSEELEKLREKSMKTGEPIRSKWRDAKSSSHPDAPYVVRLKSPREGVTILEDEVQGTITTENHTLDDMILLRSDGTPTYMLAVVVDDHDMGVTHVIRGDDHLSNTPRQIVIYEALGWKVPSFSHIPLIHGPDGKKLSKRHGALGVEGYRDMGYLPETICNYLLRLGWSHGDDEIITQDQAIEWFNLESIGKSPSRLDFKKMNHLNNHYLKEADNDRVLLLMLEHMPELSDQSKENIFKGLNSLKQRANTILELVEMAKIYILEEEIEIPEDLKKIIMMKFDVIQDFQHHISKSKDWTKEDLMERTKAFAISNKMKLGEIAGITRVLLTGSTASPSVFEIMSILGKDATVKRLGNVYNS; encoded by the coding sequence ATGAATAATGTCGTCACTCGTTTTGCTCCATCTCCTACAGGTTATTTACATATAGGCAGCGCCAGAACGGCTTTGTTTAATTATTTATTCGCTAAGTCTAATAATGGTAGGTTCTTACTGAGAATTGAAGATACTGACCGCAAGCGTTCTACAGATAAAGCAATTGAAGCTATCTTAGATGGTCTTAAATGGATGGGTCTGAGTTGGGACGGAGAAGAAGTTACTCAATTTTCTAAGAGTGAGCGCCATAAGGAAGTTGCGTTAGAATTGCTTAACAAGGGCAAAGCATATAAATGTTTTTTAAGCTCAGAAGAATTAGAGAAACTTCGTGAGAAATCTATGAAAACAGGTGAGCCTATTCGTAGCAAATGGAGAGATGCCAAATCTTCTAGCCATCCAGATGCTCCATATGTTGTTAGGCTTAAATCTCCACGTGAGGGTGTTACAATTTTAGAAGATGAAGTTCAAGGAACTATTACCACTGAGAATCATACCCTTGATGATATGATTTTATTACGTTCTGATGGAACTCCAACTTATATGCTTGCAGTGGTGGTGGATGATCATGATATGGGTGTTACCCATGTTATTAGAGGTGATGATCATTTGAGCAATACTCCGCGTCAGATAGTTATTTATGAGGCTTTAGGATGGAAAGTTCCTTCTTTTTCACATATTCCTCTTATTCATGGGCCGGATGGTAAAAAACTTTCTAAAAGACATGGTGCTTTGGGAGTGGAGGGATATCGCGATATGGGATATTTACCAGAGACGATTTGTAATTATTTACTAAGACTTGGGTGGAGTCATGGTGATGATGAGATAATTACTCAAGATCAGGCTATAGAATGGTTTAATTTAGAGTCAATAGGGAAGTCTCCTTCCAGATTAGACTTTAAAAAGATGAATCACTTAAATAATCATTATTTAAAAGAGGCTGATAACGATAGGGTGTTGTTGTTAATGCTGGAGCATATGCCTGAATTAAGTGATCAAAGCAAGGAGAATATTTTTAAAGGTTTAAATAGTTTAAAACAAAGAGCAAATACTATATTAGAATTGGTAGAGATGGCTAAGATTTATATCTTAGAAGAAGAGATAGAAATTCCAGAAGATTTAAAGAAAATAATTATGATGAAATTTGACGTAATTCAAGATTTTCAGCATCATATTTCAAAATCTAAAGATTGGACTAAAGAAGATCTGATGGAACGCACTAAAGCTTTCGCCATTAGTAATAAGATGAAGTTAGGAGAAATAGCTGGTATTACTAGGGTGTTATTAACCGGATCTACTGCTTCTCCAAGTGTCTTTGAAATCATGTCTATTTTGGGCAAAGATGCAACCGTTAAAAGGTTAGGCAATGTTTATAACTCATGA